In Parasphingorhabdus halotolerans, a single window of DNA contains:
- a CDS encoding single-stranded DNA-binding protein has protein sequence MKNTVTLVGFVGNNPEVRETKSDATITNISLATTRSYKDSEGERQQDTEWHRITCFNGIGKCVAKHVTKGAMIMVTGRIHYTKWTDQNDITRYGCEIIAEQVDFLSKAREKSAD, from the coding sequence ATGAAAAACACAGTCACACTCGTCGGCTTCGTAGGTAACAATCCTGAGGTTCGCGAAACAAAATCAGATGCAACGATTACCAACATCTCACTGGCAACAACGCGCTCCTACAAAGACAGCGAAGGCGAACGTCAGCAAGATACCGAATGGCACCGCATCACCTGCTTCAACGGCATCGGAAAATGCGTTGCCAAACATGTCACCAAGGGTGCCATGATCATGGTCACTGGACGTATCCATTACACCAAGTGGACCGACCAAAATGACATCACCCGCTACGGCTGCGAAATCATCGCCGAGCAGGTTGATTTTCTTTCCAAGGCGAGAGAGAAATCTGCCGACTAA
- a CDS encoding LD-carboxypeptidase translates to MPQVRIGICAPSTPFSREDAARVSAVAAASHPDAELVFADQCYSSAGHFAGNDQERCDAFVRMANDTSLDAIWFARGGYGAARIAEDALQQLTDAASRKTYMGYSDGGNLLGALYRAGIGKQVHGSMPVDIQREGGVDAIRRALDWLVHQNPSALEEHVVPDQKYAAFNLMTLSMMVGTPLLPNLRDHVLMIEEISEYLYAFDRAMFNVTSHLSSAGLTGLRLGRVSAVPENDRPFGESEEEICQRWCARHGIDYLGRADIGHDAANKIVPFGMLPKQSA, encoded by the coding sequence ATGCCACAAGTACGGATCGGCATTTGCGCGCCTTCCACGCCGTTTTCCCGGGAGGATGCGGCGCGGGTCAGCGCCGTTGCGGCAGCAAGCCATCCCGATGCGGAACTGGTGTTTGCCGACCAATGCTATTCCAGCGCTGGCCATTTTGCTGGTAATGATCAGGAAAGATGCGATGCTTTTGTCCGCATGGCTAATGATACGTCACTGGATGCAATCTGGTTTGCGCGTGGCGGCTATGGCGCGGCGCGGATTGCCGAGGATGCTCTGCAGCAGTTAACCGACGCCGCGAGCCGCAAAACTTACATGGGTTATAGCGATGGCGGCAATCTGCTGGGCGCTCTTTACCGAGCCGGGATTGGCAAGCAAGTGCATGGTTCTATGCCGGTTGATATTCAGCGTGAAGGCGGGGTTGATGCTATTCGCCGGGCATTGGATTGGCTGGTGCACCAAAATCCTTCTGCCTTGGAGGAGCATGTCGTGCCGGACCAGAAATATGCAGCGTTCAACCTGATGACGCTCTCGATGATGGTCGGCACACCGCTATTGCCGAACCTGCGAGACCATGTGCTGATGATCGAGGAAATCTCCGAGTATCTTTATGCCTTTGACCGCGCGATGTTCAATGTCACCAGCCATCTCAGCAGCGCAGGATTAACTGGTCTGCGACTTGGCCGGGTCAGTGCAGTGCCGGAAAACGATCGCCCCTTTGGCGAGAGCGAGGAAGAAATTTGTCAGCGCTGGTGCGCACGCCACGGCATAGATTATCTTGGCCGCGCCGATATCGGACACGACGCAGCCAATAAGATAGTGCCTTTCGGGATGCTACCGAAACAATCCGCTTAG
- a CDS encoding tyrosine-type recombinase/integrase: MPKLSKRLVDAAKSRNKDYVIWDDDLAGFGLRVFASGKRSYVLQYRSAGRSRRYTIGLHGVWTAETARQEAKIQFGRIAQGKNPAEERHLDHKAITVKELCVLYQADLEAGLILGRKGRPKKASTITSDLGRIKRHIIPLIGNRRVKDLTKADTNKVMKDIMAGKTRLCVKTKMLRGKSIVSGGAGTAARTIGLLGGILTYAVDAGIIDTNAAHGLRKPKDNVRQRRLSEDEYRILGRMLSAAARQDKYATTVAVIRQIALTGCRRGEIISLPWKDVDIEKSCFRLSDSKEGYSVRPIGLPVVEFLEKHRENNDGTYVFPGSGDDNAYGALPKHWREIIRDSPLSDVTPHVLRHSFASIANDLGFTEVTIAALVGHSKGTVTSKYIHSLDVALVMAADTIAGYIQGLLDGMEFKHMAYGLDRGSRSAALSKFLARAELGHD; encoded by the coding sequence ATGCCAAAACTCAGCAAAAGGTTGGTGGATGCCGCCAAATCAAGAAATAAGGATTATGTTATCTGGGATGATGACTTAGCTGGCTTTGGTCTGCGCGTCTTCGCTTCGGGCAAACGTAGCTATGTTCTTCAATATCGCTCCGCCGGACGTTCGCGTCGCTATACCATTGGGCTTCACGGCGTCTGGACAGCTGAAACGGCGCGGCAGGAAGCGAAAATCCAGTTTGGCCGGATTGCACAAGGCAAAAATCCTGCCGAGGAGCGCCACCTCGATCACAAGGCGATCACCGTCAAAGAGCTTTGTGTTCTTTACCAAGCTGATCTCGAAGCGGGCCTTATTTTGGGACGGAAAGGGCGTCCCAAAAAGGCATCGACAATTACCTCGGATCTGGGGCGTATAAAGCGCCATATAATTCCGTTGATCGGAAACAGGCGTGTCAAGGATTTGACCAAGGCCGACACCAATAAAGTCATGAAAGACATTATGGCCGGGAAAACACGGTTATGCGTCAAAACAAAAATGCTTCGCGGCAAGTCCATTGTCAGTGGCGGTGCGGGAACGGCCGCGCGCACCATCGGTTTGCTGGGCGGAATTCTCACGTATGCGGTGGACGCAGGCATCATTGATACCAATGCAGCCCATGGCCTGCGCAAACCAAAAGACAATGTTCGGCAACGCAGGCTTTCCGAAGACGAATACCGCATTCTGGGGAGAATGCTCTCTGCCGCTGCCAGACAAGACAAATATGCAACGACTGTTGCGGTGATTCGTCAAATTGCACTCACGGGCTGTCGCCGTGGCGAGATTATTTCGTTGCCTTGGAAAGATGTTGATATTGAAAAAAGCTGTTTTCGCTTGTCTGATAGCAAGGAAGGCTATTCAGTGCGCCCGATTGGGTTGCCCGTCGTGGAGTTTCTGGAAAAGCACAGGGAAAATAACGATGGCACTTATGTGTTTCCAGGCTCCGGTGACGATAATGCCTACGGTGCTCTGCCGAAACATTGGCGAGAGATAATCAGAGATTCCCCGCTTTCGGATGTAACGCCGCATGTGTTGCGTCACAGTTTTGCGAGTATCGCTAACGATCTCGGTTTCACTGAAGTGACAATCGCTGCGCTGGTCGGTCATTCAAAGGGGACCGTCACCAGCAAGTATATCCATTCGCTCGACGTAGCTTTGGTTATGGCTGCAGATACTATTGCAGGATATATTCAAGGCCTTTTGGACGGCATGGAATTCAAGCATATGGCTTATGGGCTAGATCGTGGTTCGCGCAGTGCTGCACTTTCAAAATTTTTAGCGCGGGCAGAACTCGGACATGACTAG
- a CDS encoding DUF6624 domain-containing protein, whose product MIKFFPTGIAGLVDLAIVPQVAFAQEYIEPDRVIHEPSAGEKAWIRAMLKERREGDFDVRAAYKLRSFHPADIARYRDELSDADSPVEAFALMRRYNEEVSQRDTEELRVQYALATNAYDAQTWGLLVWITERFGFPSRQRIGDDNDNALLFLQHPPSRETQRRLDCLFKSEVLAGRMPAMAYASMVDKMNFAHGEPVTYGVTERLVDGEVVPTPVEDLEKVNAARAELGLPPREK is encoded by the coding sequence ATGATCAAATTCTTTCCGACGGGTATTGCAGGCCTTGTCGATCTGGCGATCGTGCCACAAGTGGCCTTTGCGCAGGAGTACATTGAGCCGGATCGGGTGATTCATGAACCCAGCGCTGGGGAGAAGGCTTGGATCCGCGCTATGCTAAAAGAGCGTCGAGAAGGCGACTTCGATGTTCGTGCCGCGTACAAGCTACGCAGTTTTCATCCCGCAGATATTGCACGGTACCGTGATGAACTATCAGACGCCGATAGTCCTGTAGAAGCCTTTGCCCTGATGCGACGCTATAACGAAGAGGTTTCGCAACGAGATACTGAGGAGCTGCGCGTGCAATACGCCCTTGCAACCAACGCATATGATGCTCAGACATGGGGCTTGCTCGTTTGGATAACCGAACGCTTTGGCTTTCCATCGCGCCAGCGGATCGGCGACGACAACGATAACGCTTTGCTGTTCCTGCAACATCCGCCAAGCCGCGAAACGCAACGCCGCCTTGATTGTCTATTCAAATCCGAAGTGCTAGCAGGGCGTATGCCAGCAATGGCCTATGCATCGATGGTCGACAAAATGAATTTTGCCCACGGTGAACCCGTAACCTACGGAGTCACTGAGCGACTTGTTGACGGAGAAGTCGTACCAACACCTGTCGAGGACCTCGAAAAGGTGAATGCGGCCCGTGCCGAGCTGGGCCTCCCGCCTCGTGAGAAATAG
- a CDS encoding isochorismatase family protein produces MSDLHDSYSSAGFGGKIGFGKRPAVIIIDAAKAYIEKDAPLYVGSEDAFNGMIALDRMARAANVPVIFTRVEFAPGGADGGFFYQKVAALSLFQKGQPLAEFDDRLKPQSGDIVVTKQYASAFFGTTLASTLNALGIDTCLLAGFSTSGCVRATTLDALQNGFRPVVVTEACGDRDPQVQSANLFDLGQKYADLKNLDEIANYLRSLGQV; encoded by the coding sequence ATGTCTGATCTGCATGATTCATATAGCTCTGCCGGCTTCGGCGGAAAGATTGGTTTTGGCAAACGCCCGGCGGTGATTATCATTGACGCCGCAAAAGCCTATATTGAAAAAGACGCCCCGCTTTATGTGGGTTCGGAAGACGCGTTTAATGGAATGATCGCGCTTGATAGGATGGCGCGGGCGGCAAATGTTCCGGTGATCTTCACCCGCGTCGAATTTGCTCCCGGTGGCGCGGATGGTGGCTTCTTCTATCAGAAAGTTGCCGCATTATCGCTGTTTCAAAAAGGTCAGCCGCTCGCGGAATTTGATGACAGGCTCAAGCCGCAATCCGGCGACATCGTGGTCACCAAACAATATGCCAGTGCGTTTTTCGGCACGACACTAGCGTCCACGCTTAATGCGCTGGGTATAGATACTTGTCTTTTAGCTGGCTTCTCAACTTCCGGGTGCGTCCGCGCCACAACGCTGGACGCATTACAAAACGGATTTCGCCCTGTCGTGGTAACTGAGGCTTGCGGTGACCGGGACCCGCAGGTGCAATCGGCCAATTTGTTCGATCTCGGGCAAAAATATGCCGACCTCAAGAATCTTGATGAAATCGCGAACTATTTAAGGTCGCTCGGTCAAGTTTAA
- a CDS encoding glutamate ligase domain-containing protein, giving the protein MMKHKSYYFCGIGGSGMLPLAMIVREGGANVAGSDRALDQGRLAAKFEWLKAEGIGLFAQDGSGLTSSEQILIASAAIEDSVPDIAKANKLGCKRMTRAELLAEQLNASSNSIAVGGTSGKSTVTGMIGWILTEAGLDPTIMNGAVMKNFVGDDAPFASSRVGSGAVFVSEVDESDGSIALFDPEIAVLNNVSLDHKSLEELHQLFGDFSSKAKAVIWNLDDAESVSVLEGLSLSSPISFGFGEAAAFRASEVVEAPVSSSFTLTADGQKYVVNLQVPGRHNIANALAAIAAAYAAGVPVKTSVSAIGKFTGLARRYDVVGTANDITVIDDFGHNPDKISATLKTMKAFEGRIIAFFQPHGFGPIRKMGAELAESFAELLDERDYVILCNPVYYGGTVDKSIGSKSIIDAISGKQSASSPEAEHIPARADCATRILELAQPGDRIVIMGARDDTLQGFARDILAALAK; this is encoded by the coding sequence ATGATGAAACACAAATCCTATTATTTTTGCGGCATCGGCGGATCAGGCATGTTGCCACTGGCAATGATCGTCCGCGAGGGTGGTGCCAATGTCGCCGGCTCTGATCGCGCGCTCGATCAAGGTCGGTTGGCAGCCAAGTTCGAGTGGCTCAAAGCCGAGGGCATTGGCCTGTTCGCGCAGGACGGCAGCGGGCTGACCTCCAGTGAGCAGATACTGATTGCCTCGGCCGCGATTGAAGACAGTGTACCCGATATTGCCAAAGCCAATAAGCTCGGGTGCAAACGGATGACCCGGGCCGAATTGCTGGCCGAGCAGCTAAATGCTTCATCGAATAGTATCGCGGTCGGCGGGACCAGTGGAAAATCTACCGTGACAGGAATGATCGGCTGGATATTGACCGAAGCCGGCCTTGATCCAACGATCATGAACGGCGCGGTGATGAAGAATTTCGTTGGTGATGATGCGCCATTTGCCAGCTCGCGGGTGGGTTCAGGAGCGGTATTTGTAAGCGAAGTCGACGAAAGCGATGGTTCTATTGCTTTGTTCGATCCGGAAATCGCCGTCCTTAACAATGTAAGCCTCGATCACAAAAGCCTGGAGGAGCTGCACCAGCTGTTTGGCGATTTTTCTTCAAAAGCAAAGGCAGTCATCTGGAATCTTGATGATGCCGAGAGTGTTTCTGTGCTGGAAGGGCTTTCGCTCTCCAGCCCGATCAGTTTTGGATTTGGTGAAGCCGCTGCGTTCCGGGCGAGCGAAGTTGTCGAGGCGCCGGTGAGCAGCAGCTTCACCCTGACCGCAGACGGCCAGAAATATGTGGTAAATCTCCAAGTACCGGGCCGCCACAATATCGCCAACGCACTGGCCGCAATAGCGGCGGCTTATGCCGCAGGCGTGCCGGTTAAAACCAGCGTATCAGCGATTGGAAAATTCACGGGATTAGCCCGGCGATATGATGTGGTGGGCACTGCCAATGACATCACGGTGATCGACGATTTCGGTCATAATCCCGATAAAATCAGCGCGACTTTAAAGACCATGAAGGCATTTGAGGGCCGGATTATTGCCTTCTTCCAACCCCATGGATTTGGTCCAATCCGCAAAATGGGTGCGGAACTGGCGGAGAGTTTTGCTGAATTGCTCGATGAACGTGACTATGTCATCCTCTGCAATCCGGTCTATTATGGCGGCACGGTCGATAAGTCGATTGGGAGCAAGAGCATCATCGACGCTATCAGTGGCAAACAGAGCGCATCAAGCCCGGAGGCCGAGCATATTCCGGCGCGAGCGGATTGCGCAACGCGTATTTTGGAACTCGCCCAGCCCGGCGACCGGATCGTAATCATGGGCGCACGCGATGATACATTGCAGGGCTTTGCCAGGGACATTCTGGCGGCCTTGGCTAAATAA
- a CDS encoding CaiB/BaiF CoA transferase family protein encodes MLSDLGADVLKIEPPEGDVTRTFSNPGGGAAGFYMQQNIGKRNICLDLKQEAARDLARKLAAEADIVVENFRPGVMAKFGLAWEDLKKLNPKLVMLSISGFGQTGPEAKRAAYAPIIHAESGLIGRQAQMSGGPAYDMQFAMADSYTSLHGLIGVLAALRVAEKTGQGQQIDMTLLNALHASDDYANWALDGTWPRPVETIVWQAPEDMQLLIVGDMRWLWHCFSTMDDLQDPTPKGADLTTKIKLRREAMEHHIASYESFDALTKRLDAMNLAWGKVNEFGPEIYEQESIKHRGIVVDIEDDIGNARRTVQSPYRFSESQSGLPSGTRLSRRGEHNLEALEDWLGLPADEVEALADAGVLLRE; translated from the coding sequence ATGTTGTCTGACCTTGGTGCTGATGTGCTCAAGATTGAACCGCCGGAAGGCGATGTTACGCGTACTTTTAGTAATCCCGGCGGCGGCGCGGCGGGTTTCTACATGCAGCAGAATATCGGCAAGCGGAATATCTGCCTGGATTTGAAGCAGGAAGCGGCACGAGATTTGGCGCGAAAACTTGCAGCGGAAGCCGATATCGTCGTTGAGAATTTTCGCCCCGGTGTGATGGCAAAATTTGGCTTGGCGTGGGAAGACCTGAAAAAGCTCAATCCCAAGCTGGTGATGCTGTCGATTTCCGGTTTCGGGCAAACGGGTCCCGAGGCCAAGCGCGCGGCTTATGCACCCATTATTCATGCTGAATCCGGCCTGATCGGTCGGCAAGCCCAGATGAGCGGCGGTCCCGCCTATGATATGCAATTTGCCATGGCCGATTCTTATACTTCATTGCATGGGCTGATCGGTGTCTTGGCGGCCCTGCGGGTGGCGGAAAAAACAGGACAGGGTCAGCAGATTGACATGACATTGCTCAACGCGCTGCATGCCAGTGACGATTACGCCAACTGGGCGCTAGATGGTACTTGGCCGCGACCGGTGGAGACGATCGTCTGGCAGGCACCGGAGGATATGCAGCTCTTGATTGTTGGTGATATGCGCTGGCTGTGGCATTGTTTTTCAACCATGGACGACCTGCAAGACCCGACTCCAAAAGGCGCAGACCTCACCACCAAAATCAAACTGCGCCGTGAAGCAATGGAACATCATATTGCCTCCTACGAAAGCTTCGATGCGCTGACCAAGCGGCTCGATGCGATGAACCTCGCATGGGGTAAGGTGAATGAATTTGGCCCGGAAATTTATGAACAGGAAAGCATCAAGCATCGCGGCATTGTGGTGGATATAGAGGATGATATTGGTAACGCGCGTCGCACCGTGCAATCGCCATATCGGTTCTCTGAATCGCAAAGCGGCCTTCCCAGCGGAACGCGACTTTCCAGGCGCGGCGAGCATAATCTGGAAGCGCTAGAGGATTGGCTCGGCCTCCCGGCAGATGAAGTTGAAGCGCTCGCAGATGCCGGTGTTTTGTTGAGAGAATGA
- a CDS encoding acyl-CoA dehydrogenase family protein, producing MMIETYSEIRAEVAKLCAKFPGSYWQEKDRNRDYPEEFVKALSDAGYLAVLIPEEFGGAGLPLSAAAAILEEIHAQGCNGGACHAQMYTMGTVLRHGSEEQKSTYLPKVASGDLRLQAFGVTEPTSGTDTLSLKTTAKRDGDHYIVNGLKIWTSRAEYSDLMILLARTSPKEEVTKRTDGLSVFILDMQQAKGNGLTIRPIETMMNHSSTEVFFDNVKVPAENLIGEEGKGFKYILTGMNAERILIASECIGDAKWFIETASAYARERSVFGRPIGQNQGVQFPIAKAYAQMRAAELMVHDAIAKYESGENCGAEANMAKMLAADASWAAGEACVQTFGGFGFAAEYDVERKFRETRLYQVAPISTNLILSYISEHVLDLPRSY from the coding sequence ATGATGATCGAAACCTATTCCGAAATCCGCGCAGAAGTCGCCAAGCTTTGCGCAAAATTCCCTGGCAGCTATTGGCAGGAAAAAGATCGCAATCGCGATTACCCCGAAGAATTTGTGAAGGCGCTGAGTGACGCGGGGTATCTTGCTGTGCTGATACCCGAAGAGTTCGGTGGGGCGGGTTTACCCCTATCAGCAGCAGCGGCAATATTGGAAGAAATCCATGCGCAAGGATGCAATGGTGGAGCATGCCACGCACAAATGTACACGATGGGCACGGTTTTGCGACATGGGTCTGAGGAGCAAAAATCGACCTATTTGCCAAAGGTGGCATCCGGAGACCTGCGCTTGCAAGCATTTGGCGTGACCGAACCAACCAGCGGCACCGACACATTGTCGCTCAAAACAACCGCGAAACGAGACGGTGATCATTATATCGTCAATGGCCTAAAAATCTGGACCAGCCGCGCCGAATATTCCGACTTGATGATCCTGCTCGCCCGGACCTCGCCCAAGGAAGAAGTCACCAAACGTACGGACGGCTTGTCGGTTTTCATTCTCGACATGCAGCAAGCCAAGGGTAACGGTCTCACCATACGCCCTATCGAGACGATGATGAACCACAGCTCGACCGAGGTATTTTTTGACAACGTGAAAGTGCCTGCGGAAAACCTGATTGGCGAAGAGGGGAAGGGGTTTAAGTATATCCTGACCGGGATGAATGCCGAACGTATTTTAATTGCATCGGAATGTATCGGCGATGCGAAATGGTTTATCGAGACCGCCAGCGCCTATGCCAGGGAACGCTCCGTATTTGGCCGTCCCATCGGGCAAAATCAGGGTGTGCAATTTCCGATTGCCAAAGCTTATGCCCAGATGCGTGCGGCCGAGCTGATGGTGCACGATGCGATTGCCAAATATGAGTCCGGCGAAAATTGTGGTGCCGAAGCGAATATGGCGAAGATGCTGGCTGCCGATGCGAGTTGGGCCGCCGGAGAGGCCTGCGTGCAGACTTTTGGCGGTTTCGGTTTTGCTGCGGAATATGATGTCGAACGCAAATTTCGGGAGACCCGGCTCTATCAAGTCGCGCCGATTTCGACCAATCTCATCCTTTCCTATATTTCTGAACATGTGCTGGATTTGCCGCGTTCCTATTGA
- a CDS encoding TonB-dependent receptor, with amino-acid sequence MSRIKTALSLSVGVTALIAFNPAAAQTSDGEQVEGGQDSNVIIVTARRQDELLAEVPASVTVFTAEALERTGIQQADEFVQLTAGVTIVSGTAEAGDTQINIRGINGARDAESSVALVVDGILKTNTAQLNQDQGTLRQIEILKGPQGALYGRNAAAGAIVIQTLKPGDVLEGGVKVSAAEDNTYKASAYVSVPVGENAGLVLSGSYNTTDGFYRNRFLNNRAVVDDQEIWSVDGRFVAEFGDTELDVKARYADLSGASINFNAAFHLPNFAGVNPAFFEDVNAHPFDFYSNIRPTNDQKTFETSVKVTHDFDGATLTAWALYSDVDQALTADGTSADFARYIPFPAGTPTAQAAANSCFASTAALTGFPVNQPGFIGTSPVPFIFDPANGSTFGPYSPTTCDGTQYQIREQTDISGEIRLSSNGDGPLGWQVGAYYLNIDRDVGVSLGADLGQGVTRQLFNDTNSSNPTSQLFSDNFNTNVYAAFGSLDYELADNFDVGLALRYDIEEREVSNQVPLAIDPITGAAINPGQAFGPIPDQNATFKQLQPKLSLRYGLSDDLNFYANWGIGFKSGGFNNQGAAAIVDQNFNQFIGTNVLINDQFRKEKSSAFEAGFKGSAFNGSVTFDLAGYYTDVTDMQFFEFFVGAFGLLRVVSNIDEVELYGVEFNANAEIIEGWNIFGSVNVTESEIKANASRPNTVGNKSPYTADYTINLGTQVVAPIASSFDLVMRADYRITGPTWFHSVQNNTSPTLFSGLLPISNLPGPPPAFVGDADYSITQRKAFGVMDLRFGFEGDNWNITAFADNLLDRKYLNEVIPAIEFGGSFLSPGGRRRFGVEAGFTF; translated from the coding sequence ATGAGTCGTATCAAAACAGCCCTATCACTTTCAGTCGGAGTTACCGCGCTGATCGCTTTCAATCCAGCCGCCGCACAAACATCAGATGGCGAGCAGGTTGAAGGCGGGCAAGACAGCAATGTCATTATCGTGACCGCGCGGCGGCAGGACGAATTACTCGCCGAAGTCCCCGCATCTGTAACCGTGTTTACCGCCGAAGCGCTGGAGCGCACCGGTATCCAGCAAGCCGATGAATTCGTTCAGCTGACAGCGGGCGTAACCATTGTGAGCGGTACCGCAGAAGCCGGCGATACCCAGATCAACATTCGCGGAATTAACGGCGCACGCGATGCGGAAAGCTCGGTGGCATTGGTTGTCGATGGTATTCTCAAAACCAACACCGCCCAGCTCAATCAGGATCAGGGCACATTGCGCCAAATTGAAATATTGAAAGGGCCGCAAGGCGCGCTTTATGGCCGCAATGCTGCGGCTGGCGCGATTGTTATCCAGACGTTGAAACCCGGAGATGTGCTCGAGGGTGGCGTTAAAGTTAGTGCTGCAGAAGACAATACGTACAAAGCATCAGCCTATGTGTCTGTGCCGGTCGGCGAAAACGCCGGGCTGGTATTATCCGGTTCTTACAACACAACGGACGGTTTTTACCGCAATCGCTTTTTGAACAACCGTGCGGTTGTCGATGATCAGGAAATCTGGTCTGTCGATGGCCGTTTCGTAGCCGAATTCGGCGATACCGAACTGGATGTAAAAGCGCGCTACGCCGATTTGTCTGGCGCATCAATCAACTTTAACGCTGCATTTCATCTGCCGAATTTTGCAGGGGTTAACCCAGCATTCTTTGAAGATGTGAACGCGCATCCTTTTGATTTCTATTCAAACATCCGGCCAACCAACGATCAAAAAACCTTTGAGACATCGGTCAAAGTCACGCACGATTTTGACGGTGCGACTTTGACGGCATGGGCGCTTTACAGCGATGTTGATCAGGCGTTGACCGCAGATGGCACGTCTGCTGACTTTGCACGCTATATTCCGTTCCCAGCGGGCACGCCGACGGCTCAGGCAGCAGCCAATAGTTGTTTTGCATCCACCGCAGCACTCACCGGATTTCCGGTCAATCAGCCGGGTTTCATCGGCACTTCTCCAGTTCCCTTTATATTTGATCCGGCGAATGGTTCGACCTTCGGTCCTTATAGCCCGACAACCTGCGATGGTACGCAGTATCAGATCCGCGAACAAACCGACATCAGTGGCGAGATACGCTTGTCATCCAATGGCGATGGTCCGCTCGGCTGGCAAGTGGGGGCTTATTATCTCAATATTGACCGCGACGTGGGTGTGAGCCTCGGTGCGGACCTCGGGCAAGGCGTAACGCGGCAATTGTTTAACGATACGAATAGCAGCAACCCGACTTCGCAGCTTTTCTCGGACAATTTCAACACCAATGTCTACGCCGCCTTCGGTTCACTGGATTATGAACTGGCGGATAATTTCGATGTTGGTTTGGCGCTGCGCTACGATATCGAAGAGCGTGAGGTTTCCAATCAGGTGCCGCTTGCGATTGATCCGATTACCGGAGCAGCGATTAATCCGGGGCAAGCGTTTGGCCCTATTCCCGATCAGAATGCCACATTCAAGCAGCTGCAACCCAAATTGTCGCTACGCTATGGACTGAGCGATGATCTGAATTTCTACGCCAACTGGGGTATAGGCTTTAAGTCGGGTGGCTTCAATAATCAGGGCGCAGCCGCCATTGTTGACCAGAATTTCAACCAGTTCATCGGCACCAATGTTCTGATCAACGACCAGTTCCGCAAAGAGAAATCGAGCGCGTTTGAGGCGGGTTTCAAAGGGTCGGCTTTTAATGGCTCGGTAACATTCGACCTGGCCGGCTATTATACTGATGTCACCGACATGCAGTTTTTTGAATTCTTCGTCGGGGCGTTTGGTCTGCTCCGCGTGGTGTCAAATATCGACGAGGTTGAGCTTTATGGCGTTGAATTTAACGCCAACGCAGAAATCATCGAAGGCTGGAACATCTTTGGTTCGGTCAACGTGACGGAAAGCGAGATCAAAGCCAATGCCTCCCGTCCAAACACAGTTGGCAATAAGTCACCCTATACCGCAGACTACACAATTAACCTTGGCACCCAAGTGGTTGCACCGATTGCCAGCAGCTTTGATCTGGTGATGCGCGCCGATTACCGGATCACTGGGCCAACATGGTTCCATAGTGTCCAGAACAACACCAGCCCGACTTTGTTTAGCGGATTGCTGCCGATCTCCAATTTGCCCGGGCCGCCGCCTGCATTCGTGGGCGATGCGGATTATTCGATCACCCAACGCAAAGCCTTTGGCGTGATGGACCTGCGCTTTGGTTTTGAAGGCGACAACTGGAATATCACGGCCTTTGCGGACAATCTGTTGGACCGCAAATATCTCAATGAGGTTATTCCGGCGATTGAATTTGGTGGATCATTCCTCTCACCAGGCGGTCGCCGTCGCTTTGGTGTCGAAGCCGGATTTACCTTCTAA